Proteins encoded by one window of Microcebus murinus isolate Inina chromosome 2, M.murinus_Inina_mat1.0, whole genome shotgun sequence:
- the MUL1 gene encoding mitochondrial ubiquitin ligase activator of NFKB 1, whose amino-acid sequence MEGGGRPSLGQFILLGTSSVVTAALYSVYRQKAQVSQELKGAKKIHLGEDLKSILSEAPGKCVPYAVIEGAVRSVKETLNSQFVENCKGVIQRLTLQEHKMVWNRTTHLWNDYSKIIHQRTNTVPFDLVPHEDGVDVAVRVLKPLDSVDLGLETVYEKFHPSIQSFTDVIGHYISGERPKGIQETEEMLKVGATLTGVGELVLDNNSVRLQPPKQGMQYYLSSQDFDSLLQRQESSVRLWKILALVFGFATCATLFFILRKQYLLRQERLRLKQMQEEFQEHEAQLLSGARPEDRESLKSACVVCLSSFKSCVFLECGHVCSCSECYRALPEPKRCPICRQAITRVIPLYNS is encoded by the exons ATGGAGGGCGGAGGGCGGCCCTCGCTGGGCCAGTTCATCCTCCTGGGCACCAGCTCTGTCGTCACCGCCGCCCTGTACTCCGTGTACCGGCAGAAGGCCCAGGTCTCCCAAGAGCTCAAG GGAGCTAAAAAAATCCACTTGGGTGAAGATTTAAAGAGTATTCTTTCAGAAGCTCCAGGAAAATGTGTGCCTTATGCTGTTATTGAAG GAGCTGTGCGATCTGTAAAAGAAACACTCAACAGCCAATTTGTGGAAAACTGCAAGGGGGTAATTCAGCGGCTGACACTTCAGGAGCACAAGATGGTGTGGAACCGAACAACCCACCTTTG GAATGATTATTCAAAGATCATTCACCAGAGAACCAACACGGTGCCCTTCGATCTGGTGCCCCATGAGGACGGCGTGGACGTGGCTGTGCGAGTGCTGAAGCCGCTGGACTCGGTGGATCTGGGCCTAGAGACTGTGTATGAGAAGTTCCACCCCTCGATCCAGTCCTTCACCGATGTCATCGGCCACTACATCAGCGGTGAGCGGCCCAAAGGCATCCAGGAGACCGAGGAGATGCTGAAGGTTGGGGCCACCCTCACGGGGGTCGGCGAACTGGTCCTGGACAACAACTCCGTCCGCCTGCAGCCGCCCAAGCAGGGCATGCAATACTATCTGAGCAGCCAGGACTTCGACAGCCTGCTGCAGAGGCAGGAGTCGAGCGTCAGACTCTGGAAGATCCTGGCGCTAGTTTTTGGCTTTGCCACGTGTGCTACCCTCTTTTTCATCCTCCGGAAGCAGTATCTGCTGCGGCAGGAGCGGCTGCGCCTCAAGCAGATGCAGGAGGAGTTCCAGGAGCACGAGGCCCAGCTGCTGAGCGGAGCCAGGCCCGAGGACAGGGAGAGTCTGAAGAGTGCCTGTGTCGTGTGTCTGAGCAGCTTTAAGTCCTGTGTCTTTCTGGAGTGTGGGCACGTCTGTTCCTGCAGCGAGTGCTACCGTGCCTTGCCAGAGCCCAAGAGGTGCCCCATCTGCAGACAGGCGATCACCCGGGTGATTCCCCTGTACAATAGTTAA
- the CAMK2N1 gene encoding calcium/calmodulin-dependent protein kinase II inhibitor 1, protein MSEVLPYGDEKLSPYGDGGDVGQIFSCRLQDTNNFFGAGQNKRPPKLGQIGRSKRVVIEDDRIDDVLKNMTDKAPPGV, encoded by the exons ATGTCGGAGGTGCTGCCCTACGGCGACGAGAAGCTGAGCCCCTACGGCGACGGCGGCGACGTGGGCCAGATCTTCTCCTGCCGCCTGCAGGACACCAACAACTTCTTCGGCGCCGGGCAGAACAAGCGGCCGCCCAAGCTGGGCCAGATCGGCCGGAGCAAGCGGG TTGTTATTGAAGATGATAGGATTGATGACGTGCTGAAAAATATGACCGACAAGGCACCTCCCGGTGTCTAA